The sequence CTGACAACTCGTCCAGATACGGCCCGGCCAGCGTCACCAGCGGCAACTCTTCGCGCGCCTGAAACCCTAGTTCGATCAGCTTCGGCCCGAGCAGATAACCGACTTGCGGCACCACGCGCAGGTAGCGCTCGTCGACCAGGCAACTGGCCAGACGATGGGTGGTGCTGCGTGTGGTGCCGATCAGCCGGGCAATCTCCTTGAGATCACGGGCGCCACTGGCCACCGCTTGCAACACACCGAGGCCGCGCAACAGCGTTTGCGTGCCGGTGGGCGCGGCGTCCTTGGTTTTTTCCGGGGCGTCTTCCTGCATATCCAGCCTTTTACCGTTGAGCGAGGGAACGGGCGGCATTATGGTCGCCCGACGCAGACCACTACAACTCGATACGCTCGACGTTGCCGACCAACAGCACGTAGGACAATGCACCGATCAATGCGAGAACCGCGATATAGGTGATCGCCGGCGCGAACGAATCGCCGCTGGCGAGGAAGCCGATGACGATCGGCGTGGCAATTGCCGACAGGTTGCCGATGAAGTTGAACACCCCGCCGGTCAGACCGAGTAGCCGCGCCGGCGCCAACGTTGACACCAACGACCAGGTGATCGAAGCCAGACCGTTGCCGAAAAACGCCAGCGCCAGAAAGGCAATCACCAGCGGCGTCGATTCAACAAAATTGGCGCCGATGATCGAGGTGGAAATCAGCAACCCGCCAATGATCGGCAACTTGCGCGCAAAGCCGACGGTGTAGCCGCGACGGATCAAGAAGTCGGAAAAGAACCCCGAGCACAAAACACCAATAAACGCGGCGAGAAACGGCAGCGACGCCAGCAGGCCGGACTTGATGAAATCCATGCCGCGATATTTCACCAGATAGGTCGGGAACCACGTGAGGAAAAACCACAGCGTCGAGTTCAGGCAGAATTGGCCGAGGTAGATGCCCCACAACTTGCGTTTGGTCAGCACGATGCCCAAGTCGGTCCAGCTGAATTTGGCTTTGACCTTGGCCGTCTCCTGCTGAATATCGACCAGACCACCGCCCTCGCGGATCAGATCGATTTCCGCCTCGTTGGCACCTTTGAAATCCCGTGGCTCGCGATAGACCGCGTACCAGATCACAGCCCAAATGATGCCCACCGCGCCGGTCGCGACGAAGACCATGTGCCAGCCGAATTCGTGTTGCAGCCAGGCCAGCACCGGGGTCAGGAATGCCAGGCCGACGAACTGCCCGGAGGTGTAGAAACCGATGGCCGTGGCGCGTTCACGCTCGGGGAACCACGTCGTGACCACGCGGCTGTTGATCGGATACGCCGGCGCTTCCAGCGCACCGACCGCCATGCGCAACACAAACAACGCGATGAAACTGGCAGCGAAACCGAGCATCACCGTAGCCACAGACCACAGCAACAAAGCGACGCTGTAAAGAATGCGCGGCGGTACGCGATCGACCAGCCAGCCGCCGGGGATCTGCATGGCAGCGTAGGTCCAGCCGAACGCAGAGAAGATCAGGCCGACGTGAATCGGATCGATGCCCAGCTCACTGGTCAGCGCCGGCGCGGCAATCGACAGGTTGCTGCGGTCGAGGTAGTTGATGACCACGGTGATAAACAGCAACACCATGATGAAAAACCGCTTACGGCTGGGCGTGACTAAAGACGCCTGCCCGGTGAGGGTTTGCGGTTGCATGGGGAGAGCCTCTTTTTATGTTTATTGAGGTCGGCCTGAGGCCTGATCGTTCCCACGCTCCGCGTGGGAATGCAGCCCGGGACGCTCTGCGTCCCAAAAGCGCACGCAGAGCGTCCATTGAGGCATTCCCACGCAGAGCGTGGGAACGATCTCATCGGGTGTGTCAGGGACGACTCACCATTCGGCAAAACTGCCATCGGCATGACGCCAGATCGGGTTGCGCCAGCGATGCCCGACCGCTGCGCGCTCAATCACATATTCTTCGTTGATCTCAATGCCCAACCCCGGGCCGTTCGGAATCTTCACAAAACCTTTGTCGTAATCGAACACCCGCGGATCCTTCACGTAGTCGAGCAAGTCGTTGCTCTCGTTGTAATGGATGCC comes from Pseudomonas sp. RU47 and encodes:
- a CDS encoding MFS transporter; this translates as MQPQTLTGQASLVTPSRKRFFIMVLLFITVVINYLDRSNLSIAAPALTSELGIDPIHVGLIFSAFGWTYAAMQIPGGWLVDRVPPRILYSVALLLWSVATVMLGFAASFIALFVLRMAVGALEAPAYPINSRVVTTWFPERERATAIGFYTSGQFVGLAFLTPVLAWLQHEFGWHMVFVATGAVGIIWAVIWYAVYREPRDFKGANEAEIDLIREGGGLVDIQQETAKVKAKFSWTDLGIVLTKRKLWGIYLGQFCLNSTLWFFLTWFPTYLVKYRGMDFIKSGLLASLPFLAAFIGVLCSGFFSDFLIRRGYTVGFARKLPIIGGLLISTSIIGANFVESTPLVIAFLALAFFGNGLASITWSLVSTLAPARLLGLTGGVFNFIGNLSAIATPIVIGFLASGDSFAPAITYIAVLALIGALSYVLLVGNVERIEL